One Rosa chinensis cultivar Old Blush chromosome 5, RchiOBHm-V2, whole genome shotgun sequence genomic region harbors:
- the LOC121049264 gene encoding uncharacterized protein LOC121049264 produces the protein MYVHPANYDELIATAIRHAQAEFETYGDTPRPELRLSASASMVRDEPRKREWVHSHDRSPYTSNKRSKESSSKSNSYGTAHPHRESRVQQASRTPPPPRYEVFTILNASYETIWNENRDEIPGPPPRKFPKSKLTQQDTGKFCTYHEDAGHNTNLCVALKNTVESLIQRGKLQRYLPAKEIGAVDVYGQIFTIHGGGPKELPPKGKKRNSSFGRPEVFNFHKAPQQDGGTRRTSVTFLQEEEADLKMPHDDPFLITLQMDHYIMSRVLVDTGASVSILFHDAYKALNRGRAQPSQDNEPLISFLGDIVQPLESDYLSITIGESPNCSTIKTEFIVVDCVSSYNAILGRPALWRLKTFIVGHMLMMKVPTPAGTATIRGDQAAARKCYSLTVSRGKGKSEMLHVATNPLMDRYEDPRDDTGSNEERPSAVEDIEEVVLSEQFPDKTVRIGTRLSPVVREGLISFLRSNTSAFAWSYEDMPGIPMEIATHNLSIVPFSTPIRQKRRAFTHDKYRAIQVEVKKLIAINFVREVTYPRWLANVVLLPKKSPGSWRMCVDYTNLNQACPKDSFPLPQIDQLIDSTAGYRLLSFMDAFSGYNQIRMNPADEEYTAFTTDKGLYCYQVYVDDMLVKSLTSEDHVSNLSIVFTIILRNGMRFNPQKCIFGVEVGKFLGYIISHRGIEANPEKHVEVISWTTEHEAAFLGLKAYLSEVPLLYKPVPGEMLYIYLAASSTAVSSVLIRKDSDCEYPLYYAGKGYTGAESRYPDIEKVALALLVSTRKLRHYFQAHSVTIYTNHPLRQVLQKPETSGRLIKWAIELGEFDIKYQPRTDIKGQAAADFISESIPSHNPPLESPKPLALDPPPLSTWRLYVDGASNKKTSGAGILLISRDDQVYEYALKFAFKASNNAAEYEALITGLQITRELGVQHLSIFSDSQLVVKQVSGNFEANEPQMSSYQALARALVQRFTSYIFTQIPRAENDKADALAKLASTSPSPTYGATKVEILAGPSTSKTVSEVFAVDHTTSWMDPILKYMVDGLAPDDKVEARRLQLRSARYMIMNGKLYRRGHCFPNLKCVTPEEGQKIMKDIHAGVCGNHAGARSLAHKTLRAGYFWPNMSALAQTISSSCHKCQMYANIPRAPPIALSILLAPWPFCQWGLDLIGKLPTVMGQFKYAIVVVDYQTKTTATEATGETPFCMAFGSKAVLPIETQIQSPRIEYFDAGTNSEGLHLDADLLEERRDVAHMHNLANKRRIARYYDAKVQSRTLKLGDWVMKQVYPEPRGLDPSWTDPYEIIEEVGPATFFIRDMNGVVSRHPWNTQRLRYYYK, from the exons atgtatgtacatccAGCTAATTACGACGAGCTGATAGCCACTGCCATCAGACACGCCCAGGCCGAATTCGAAACATACGGGGACACCCCCAGACCAGAGCTAAGATTGTCCGCATCGGCCTCGATGGTCAGGGATGAGCCACGAAAGAGGGAGTGGGTCCATAGTCATGATAGGTCACCCTATACCTCGAACAAAAGAAGCAAGGAGTCCTCATCCAAGTCTAATAGTTACGGGACCGCTCACCCCCATCGGGAATCGAGGGTACAGCAGGCCTCGcggacaccaccaccaccccggtaTGAAGTATTCACGATCCTCAACGCTTCGTACGAGACTATTTGGAACGAAAACAGAGATGAGATACCGGGACCACCCCCAAGGAAGTTCCCGAAAAGTAAACTTACCCAGCAGGATACCGGAAAATTCTGCACTTATCATGAGGATGCTGGACACAATACCAATCTCTGCGTTGCTTTAAAAAATACAGTCGAGTCCCTCATCCAGAGGGGCAAGCTTCAACGATACCTACCTGCCAAGGAGATAGGAGCTGTAGACGTGTACGGCCAGATCTTCACGATCCACGGCGGGGGCCCGAAGGAGTTGCCTCCCAAGGGGAAGAAACGAAATTCTAGTTTCGGCCGTCCGGAAGTTTTCAACTTCCACAAGGCCCCGCAGCAAGACGGTGGCACCAGGCGGACATCAGTGACATTCCTACAGGAGGAGGAAGCAGATTTGAAgatgccccatgatgatcccttcctaatcacacTCCAAATGGACCACTATATAATGTCTCGGGTGCTCGTGGACACCGGGGCCTCAGTTAGCATATTATTTCACGATGCATACAAAGCTTTGAACAGAGGAAGAGCCCAGCCGTCACAAGATAATGAGCCCCTCATTAGTTTTTTAGGAGATATTGTCCAACCACTCGAATCAGATTACCTATCGATCACGATAGGCGAAAGTCCAaattgttcaaccatcaaaacagagttcatcgTAGTGGACTGCGTCTCGTCCTATAATGCTATCCTAGGCCGGCCGGCACTCTGGCGTCTGAAAACGTTCATAGTAGGTCACATGCTGATGATGAAAGTGCCGACCCCGGCTGGCACTGCTACGATCCGGGGTGATCAGGCCGCTGCGAGGAAATGCTATTCTCTTACTGTATCTCGCGGTAAGGGAAAGTCTGAAATGTTGCACGTAGCTACGAACCCTCTGATGGATAGGTACGAGGATCCCAGAGATGATACCGGTTCAAACGAAGAACGGCCTAGTGCCGTAGAAGACATTGAAGAGGTGGTGCTATCAGAGCAGTTCCCGGACAAAACTGTTAGGATTGGTACTAGGCTGTCCCCGGTTGTTAGGGAAGGGTTGATCTCCTTTCTCCGTTCCAACACATCCGCATTCGCCTGGTCatatgaggacatgcccggtATACCGATGGAGATAGCCACACATAATCTTAGTATTGTTCCTTTCTCGACACCGATAAGACAAAAGCGAAGGGCCTTCACACACGATAAGTACCGGGCTATCCAGGTTGAAGTAAAGAAGTTGATAGCCATCAACTTTGTCAGGGAAGTAACATACCCCCGGTGGTTGGCCAACGTGGTCCTGCTACCAAAGAAATCCCCAGGatcatggcgcatgtgtgtggACTACACGAACCTCAACCAAGCGTGCCCCAAGGACAGCTTCCCGCTCCCGCAAATTGACCAATTAATCGACTCCACTGCTGGGTACCGGTTACTCAGTTTCATGGATGCGTTCAGTGGATACAAccaaattcgaatgaacccAGCAGACGAGGAGTACACTGCCTTTACCACAGACAAAGGTCTCTATTGCTACCAA gtatacgtggacgacatgctggtAAAAAGTTTAACTTCGGAGGATCACGTATCCaacttatcaatcgtcttcaccATCATATTGCGCAATGGTATGCGGTTTAACCCACAGAAGTGCATCTTCGGGGTCGAGGTAGGAAAATTTCTTGggtacatcattagccacaggggaattgaggccaatccgGAGAAG CACGTCGAGGTAATATCCTGGACAACAGAACACGAGGCTGCATTTCTTGGCCTGAAGGCATACTTGTCAGAGGTACCTCTACTCTACAAACCGGTTCCAGGAGAAATGCTCTACATATATCTGGCGGCATCATCAACAGCTGTGAGCTCAGTTCTGATTAGGAAGGACTCCGATTGCGAGTACCCATTGTACTATGCTGGGAAAGGTTACACTGGTGCAGAATCCAGGTACCCGGACATTGAAAAAGTGGCACTAGCTCTCCTGGTATCAACCCGGAAGCTCAGACATTACTTCCAAGCACACTCAGTCACCATTTACACTAATCACCCATTGAGGCAGGTTTTGCAGAAACCAGAGACATCGGGCAGgttaattaaatgggccatcgagcttGGGGAGTTCGATATCAAGTACCAGCCCCGGACAGATATTAAGGGCCAGGCAGCAGCAGATTTTATTTCCGAGTCAATTCCCTCCCATAACCCACCCCTGGAATCACCTAAACCGCTGGCCCTAGATCCACCTCCGCTAAGCACTTGGCGATTATACGTTGATGGCGCGTCTAACAAGAAAACCAGTGGAGCCGGTATCCTGCTAATTAGCCGGGACGATCAAGTATACGAATACGCCCTCAAATTTGCCTTCAAAGCATCCAACAATGCCGCAGAGTACGAGGCACTCATAACAGGTCTGCAGATCACCCGGGAACTAGGGGTACAACACCTTAgtatcttcagtgattctcagTTAGTCGTAAAACAGGTCAGCGGTAACTTCGAGGCAAATGAGCCCCAAATGTCCTCATACCAGGCCTTAGCCCGGGCATTAGTTCAGAGGTTTACCTCCTAcatttttacccaaataccGAGGGCAGAAAACGACAAAGCAGACGCCCTTGCAAAGCTCGCATCAACTTCTCCAAGCCCTACCTATGGGGCCACTAAGGTCGAAATACTCGCAGGACCTAGCACTTCTAAGACGGTATCAGAAGTATTTGCGGTGGATCACACAActtcatggatggacccaattttgaaatacatgGTCGACGGCCTGGCACCGGATGATAAGGTCGAGGCCAGAAGACTACAGCTAAGGTCAGCTCGATACATGATCATGAATGGCAAACTGTACAGAAGAGGGCATTGCTTTCCAAATCTGAAGTGTGTAACACCGGAGGAAGGTCAAAAAATAATGAAGGACATTCACGCTGGTGTATGCGGTAACCATGCCGGAGCCAGATCCCTTGCACACAAGACCCTAAGGGCAGGATATTTCTGGCCAAACATGTCGGCCCTGGCCCAAACAATATCCAGTTcgtgccacaaatgccaaatgtatgcaaatatccCAAGGGCACCGCCCATCGCCCTTTCCATCCTCCTTGCACCATGGCCGTTCTGTCAGTGGGGTTTGGACTTGATTGGTAAACTTCCCACAGTAATGGGACAGTTCAAATACGCCATCGTTGTTgtggactaccaaacaaa GACCACGGCAACGGAGGCCACCGGAGAGACccctttctgcatggcttttGGATCAAAAGCAGTACTacctattgaaacacaaatccagaGCCCCCGGATCGAATACTTCGATGCGGGCACCAACTCAGAAGGCCTGCACCTCGATGCTGATTTACTCGAGGAACGAAGAGATGTGGCACACATGCATAACTTGGCAAACAAGCGGAGGATAGCTCGTTACTACGATGCCAAGGTACAGTCCCGGACATTAAAGTTGGGGGATTGGGTCATGAAGCAAGTCTACCCAGAGCCCCGGGGACTGGATCCATCCTGGACAGACCCTTACGAGATCATTGAAGAGGTAGGCCCCGCAACCTTTTTCATCCGGGACATGAACGGGGTCGTTTCCAGGCATCCATGGAATACCCAGCGCCTGCGGTACTATTACAAGTAG